CCTGAGCGAGGGGAGTTCGGCCCGGCAGATCGCGTACGCCCGGATCAGGGTCTCCAGGTCCTTGATGGGGTCGACGCGGCCGCACCAGCTGAGGGTGGGGGTCTCGGGTTCGGGTCCGGCCTCGGGGAAGAGGGCGGGGTCGACGCCGTTGTAGACCGTGCGGATGCGGTCGGCGGGGGCTCCGCCGCGCTCCTCCCAGCGCCGGTTGTACTGGTTGCAGGGGGTGATGAGGTCGGCCTTGCGGTAGCCGAGGGTGTTGAGTTCGCGGTAGAAGCCGAGCATGAGGGCCTTGACGGGCCAGCGTTGCGCTTCGCTGCGGTAGCCGAGGTAGCGCTCGCGGAGGTAGATGCCGTGTTCGGTGAGCAGGAAGGGCACCCCTTCGAAGTGCTGCGCGGCGAGGGCGGGCAGCGTGGCGAGACCGCTGGAGACGGCGTGCGCCACGCCGCCGCAGGCTATCCGGGCGGCGAGCGGACGCAGGGCGTGTTCGAGCAGGTCGGTGGCGGTGAGCGCGTCGTGGACGGTGGGCCGGGCCGCGAGCGTGGGCAGGTGCGGCATGGTCCAGATCCACATGAGGGAGCGCAGGGCCGGCTCGGAGCGGAGGGCGGCGGTCAGCCGTCCCTGCCGGGCGAGTTCGGCGAGTTCGTACAGGCCGGTGCCGAAGTCGCAGCCCGCCTCGGGGTCGAGGAGGGCGAGCAGGAGGCGCTCGTACGCGTCGAGGAAGCGGCGGCGTTCGCGCCCCCGCAGGGGCCGGCGCACGGCCGGTCCCTGCGGAGGTCCCCACAGGGGGTACGCGGTGTGCCGGGTGACGTTGGGCGGCAGCTCCCAGGTGACGGGTTCGCGGCCGCTGCCGGTGAGGGCGAGGATCTCGAAGTCGACCTCCGGCATGCCACGGACGAGCTGGTCGCACCAGGTGCTGACGCCGCCGTGGACATGCGGGTAGGTGCCTTCGGTGAGCATGGTGACGTGACGGCCACTGCTCGGCATGAGCGGGTTCCCCCCAGGACGTGCTGGTCAGGCGTCAGGCGGTCGGGAGCGTGAGGGTGACGGCGGTCTGGAGCGGTTCGGGTGTGGTCCAGGCGGAGCGGGTGCCCGCGTAGGCCGTCCCGAAGGCGGTGCTGCCGAGCAGGAGCTTCTTCCGCGTGCCCTCGGGGGCGGTGACGGGCACGGTGACGCCGGAGGGCGCCTTGACGGTGACCGTGGTGCCGATGCGGTAGGCGGTGACCTTTCCGGCGGCGACGGCCTGGTCCCAGGCGGCGCGGCGGCCCAGTTCGGTGCCGACGTCCTTCTGGGCCGGGTTCACCAGGGGCGCGTTCGCCGCGAACAGGGCCCGGTAGTCGGCGAGTACGCGGTCGAGGACCGGGTAGAGGAGCCGCTCCTCGGCGAGGTTCGACTGGTGGACGTAGTGCGGCCGGGGGTCGTTGCCCAGGACGTGGGAGAGGGCGGTGCGGGCCTCCTGCGGCACGATGTGGTCGGCGTAGCCGGTGGCCGTGGGGAGCGGGGCGGGCAGGCAGGTGGAGGCCGGGTTGGACTCGCAGATCCCGCTGCCGCCGTCGGCGCGGGAGGTGTAGATCCAGTTGTACTCATCGGCCATCTCGGCGGCGGTGCCCACGTTGTAGTACACGTTCATCGGGTGGCGGGGCACGGTCTTCGCGGCGCCGGTCCCGACGGGACGCTGCTGGGGCTCGCGGGAGTTGTCGCTCGCGGTCCACTTCACGCCGTTGTCGGCGAGGGCGCCGGCGAGGTTGGGGTTGTCGACGGGCTGCTGGGGCAGGGTCTTGAGGCCGGAGTGCTCGCCGGTGACGAGTTCGGAGCGGTCGACGGAGATGCCCTTGCCGACGGCCCAGTTGTGGTTGTCGCGGATCTGGCCGGAGAGCTCGGAGCGGCTCACCCAGAGGGTGTTGCCCGCGGTGTCCTTGGCGCACTGCCAGGGCACGACGCTGTTGTCCTGGACGCAGCCGAGGAAGGGGTGGGTGTAGGTGTGATTGATCCACCGGTACTGGGCGCGGTCGGCGACGAGCCGGTCGGTGAGCGCGTCGGTGCCGCCGTGCTCGGTCTTCCACTGCTCGCCCTGGCCGCCGTTGTAGACCATGTCGAGCGTGAAGCCGGAGGCCTTCTGCCAGGCGGCGGCGTACTGGGCGTCGGCGACGGTCATGCGGATCGGGTCGACGCCCTCGCCGTCGTCGCCGACGCAGTCGAAGTCGCCGGGGGTGCAGTCGAGCGTCCGGTCCCAGCGGGCGTCGGGGGCGAAGACGTCGTCGACGTGGACGGAGAGGTAGTTGCGGCTCTGGCCGAGGTGGACGCCCTGGGTGAGCCAGTCGACGATGCCGCGGGCGAGGGCCCGGAACTGCCGCTGGTACTGGTTGTAGGCGAAGGTGACGACGAGTTCGCGGCGCCCGTCGGCGGCGTACTCGCCGACGAGGCTGGCCCGGCCGCCGCCGGCGGCGCTGTCGACGGGCACGTCGAGGTAGCTGGTGTAGCCGGCCCGGGGGCGGCCCGCGTAGCCGTAGCTCTCGGAGATCGTGGGGTCGTTGTCCTCGAAGGTGAGCGCCCCGGCGAGGTAGCGGAAGGGCCCCGCCTGCCCGGCGGCGGTGACGCCGGCGGTGGTGCCGTCGAGGACGCCGGACCAGCCGCCCTGGTCGGTGTAGTCGAGGCCGACGCCGGGGTGCGACCAGGTGTAGGCGTCGACCTGCGGGATCCCGAAGGTCCGCTCGTACGTCCGGAGGGCGGTGGCCTCGGCGGAGTCGGGGCCGAAGGCGCTCTCGTGGGGCAGGACGACGCCCTGGTACTTGGCGCGGGGCCGCCCGTCGACGCTGTCGCTCAGGAAGGCCGTGTCGACGACGGGCCGGTTCGGGTCGTTGAGGTCGATCCTGCGGTACGGGACGCCGGAGCCCTTCAGCTCGGCGGTGATCGCCCCGACCGCGCTGCCGCCGTCGTCGACGACGAGGACGGTGAGGTCCACCCGGGGCGCGGTCGCGGCGGCCGCCTGCGCGGAGGGGACGACGGTGGCGAGCAGCGCGGCGGCGGCGAGGGCCGCGATCCTTCCCGTACGAGGACCGGTACGGGAACCGCCGCGGGGCGCGGTGCGGGCGCCGGCGGCGGTGCGGCGTGCGGTTCTGGGCGTACGGATTCGGCCGGAGTCCATGGCTGGTGTCCCCCCTCGACGGGCCCCGCCCGAACCGGCGGAACGCGTGGAGATGTCGCAGATGAGGCGAAGAACGGTGTGTCGTCCTTGCGTGAATGAGGCGAGTGTGACCGGGCGACAGAGGCCGGAAGGGTAAACATGAAAGAGACACCACGGATGAGTGAATCCCCGCCGCCGTGAGCGAACCGGGCGAGCGAGCGTAGGCTCGTTCTCGGCGCTCTCCGGGCCGAAATACGATGCGGCGGGCACGGTCGGCCCATCCCTCGACCGCCACAGAACTCAATGGAAGCGAGATTTCACCACCGTGACTGCTCTCACTCTCAGCACTGCCGGCGCGGCGACGCTGCGCGCCGACGCCCTCGTCGTCGGCGTCGCGAAGTCCGGGAAGACGCTGGTCGTCGCCCCGGGCGCCGAGGCCGTCGACAAGGCCTTCGACGGCCGGCTCGCCGCCGTCCTGGAGACCCTGGGCGCCTCGGGTGCCGAAGGTGAGGCGACGAAGCTGCCCGCCCCCGCCGGTCTCAAGGCCCCCGTCGTCCTGGCCGTCGGCCTGGGCGCGGCGCCCGAGGACGGCGAGTCCTTCGGCGCGGAGATCCTGCGCCGCGCCGCCGGCACCGCCGCCCGCACCCTGACCGGCTCGAAGAAGGCCGCGTTCGCGCTGCCGATCGCCACCGCCGACGACGCCGCCGCCATCGCGGAGGGCGCCCTGCTCGGCGCGTACGCCTACACCGCGTACCAGGAGAACGGCAAGGACGCGAAGAAGCCCCTCGCCGAGGTGGCCCTGCTCGGTGCCAAGCCGCGCGACAAGGCCCACAAGGCCGCCGCCGAGCGCGCCCAGGCCGTGGCCGAGGAGATCAACCGCGCCCGCGACCTGATCAACCAGCCGCCGAACGACCTCTACCCGGCCACCTTCGCCGCCGCCGTCCAGGCCGCCGGCAAGGAGCACGGCCTCAAGGTCCAGGTCCTCGACGAGAAGGCGCTCACCAAGGGCGGCTACGGCGGCATCCTCGGCGTCGGCAACGGCTCCGTGAACCCGCCGCGCCTGGTCCGCGTCGCCTACACCCACCCGAAGGCGGAGAAGACCCTCGCCCTGGTCGGCAAGGGCATCACCTACGACTCGGGCGGCATCTCCCTGAAGCCGGCCGGCCACAACGAGACGATGAAGTGCGACATGGCCGGCGCCGCCGCCGTGTTCTCCACCGTCGTCGCCGCGGCCCGCCTCGGCCTGGAGGTCAACGTCACGGGCTGGCTCGCCCTCGCGGAGAACATGCCGTCCGGCTCCGCCACCCGCCCGGGTGACGTCCTGAACATGTACAGCGGCAAGACCGTCGAGGTCCTGAACACCGACGCCGAGGGCCGGCTCGTCCTCGCCGACGCGATCACCAAGGCCTCCGAGGAGCACCCGGACGCGATCGTCGACGTGGCCACCCTGACCGGCGCCATGGTCCTGGCCCTCGGTGACCGCACCTTCGGCATCATGGCCAACGACGACGACTACCGGACCGCGATCCACGAGATCGCCGAGGAGGTCGGCGAGCAGTCCTGGCCGATGCCGCTCCCCGCGGACCTGCGCAAGACCATGGACTCCCCCACCGCCGACATGGCGAACATGGGTGTCCGGATGGGCGGCGGCCTGGTCGCCGGTCTCTTCCTGCAGGAGTTCGTGGGCGAGGGCATCACCTGGGCCCACCTGGACATCGCGGGCCCCGCCTTCCACGAGGGCGCCCCGTACGGCTACACCCCCAAGGGCGGCACCGGCTCCGCGGTCCGCACCCTGGTGAAGCTGGCCGAGCGCACGGCGGCCGGCGAGCTCTGAGCACACCCGTGACAGGGACGGCCCCGGGCTCCGTGCCCGGGGCCGTCCCTGTTCGCCGACGACGAAATCCGTAGGTTCGTCCGTGCCCGTGAGCCCGCCGTACGGACGATCGGCCGTCTCAGAGCACGGCCCCGCGTCCCGTCGTCCGTCAACAAGTGCGAAGATGGGTTCTCGGCAGGACAGGGCCCCCACCACAGGGCCGAAATAAAGCGGCCGGACACCAGCCGCCGCCAGGTCGTCGACGACCGGCGACGAGCGCACATGCATGGAGGACGTGACGTGGCGAACGACGCCAGCACCGTTTTCGACCTAGTGATCCTCGGCGGCGGTAGCGGCGGTTACGCCGCGGCGCTGCGCGGAGCGCAGCTGGGCCTGGACGTCGCACTGATCGAGAAGAACAAGCTCGGCGGCACCTGCCTGCACAACGGCTGCATCCCGACGAAGGCCCTGCTCCACGCCGGCGAGGTCGCCGACCAGGCGCGCGAGGCGGAGCAGTTCGGTGTCAAGGCCTCTTTCGAGGGCATCGACATCAAGGCCGTGCACAAGTACAAGGACGACGTGATCTCGGGCCTGTACAAGGGCCTGCAGGGTCTCGTCGCCTCCCGCAAGGTGACCTACATCGAGGGCACCGGCCACCTGTCCTCCCCGACCTCCGTCGACGTGGACGGCCGTCGCGTCGAGGGTCGTCACATCCTCCTGGCCACCGGTTCCGTGCCGAAGTCCCTGCCCGGCCTGGAGATCGACGGCAACCGGATCATCTCCTCGGACCACGCGCTGACCCTGGACCGGGTCCCGGAGTCCGCGATCATCCTCGGCGGCGGCGTCATCGGCGTCGAGTTCGCCTCGGCGTGGAAGTCCTTCGGCACCGACGTCACGGTCATCGAGGGCCTGAAGCACCTGGTCCCGGTCGAGGACGAGAACAGCTCGAAGCTTCTTGAGCGCGCGTTCCGCAAGCGCGGCATCAAGTTCAACCTCGGCACCTTCTTCCAGTCCGCCGAGTACACCGACAACGGCGTCAAGGTCACCCTGGCCGACGGCAAGACCTTCGAGGCCGAGGTCCTCCTGGTCGCCATCGGCCGCGGCCCGGTCTCCGCCGGTCTCGGCTACGAGGAGCAGGGCGTCGCGATGGACCGCGGCTACGTCCTGGTCGACGAGTACATGCGTACCAACGTGCCGACGATCTCGGCCGTGGGCGACCTCGTCCCCACGCTCCAGCTCGCGCACGTCGGCTTCGCCGAGGGCATCCTCGTCGCGGAGCGCCTGGCCGGTCTGAAGACCGTCCCGATCGACTACGACGGTGTGCCCCGGGTGACGTACTGCCACCCCGAGGTCGCCTCCGTCGGCATCACCGAGGCCAAGGCCAAGGAGATCTACGGCGCGGACAAGGTCGTCGCCCTGAAGTACAACCTCGCGGGCAACGGCAAGAGCAAGATCCTCAAGACCGCGGGCGAGATCAAGCTCGTCCAGGTCAAGGACGGTGCCGTGGTCGGCGTCCACATGGTCGGTGACCGCATGGGCGAGCAGGTCGGCGAAGCGCAGCTGATCTACAACTGGGAGGCGCTGCCGGCCGAGGTCGCGCAGCTCATCCACGCCCACCCGACGCAGAACGAGGCGCTCGGCGAGGCCCACCTGGCCCTGGCCGGCAAGCCTCTGCACTCCCACGACTGACGCTCACGTCATCACAGGGCGCGACGACCACTTTCCGCAATTCGTTAGGAGCAACTGAAACCATGTCGGTTTCCGTAACCCTGCCGGCGCTCGGCGAGAGCGTCACCGAGGGCACCGTCACCCGCTGGCTCAAGGCCGAGGGTGAGCGTGTCGAGGCCGACGAGCCGCTGCTCGAGGTCTCGACCGACAAGGTCGACACCGAGATCCCCGCCCCCGCCTCCGGCATCCTGGCCTCCATCAAGGTCGCCGAGGACGAGACGGTCGAGGTGGGCGCCGAGCTCGCCATCATCGACGACGGCACGGGCGCCCCGGCCGCCGCTCCGGCCCCGGCCGCCGAGGCCGCCCCGGCTCCGGCCGCCGCTCCGGCCCCCGTGGCCGAGGCCCCCGCCGCTCCGGCGCCGGTCGCCGAGGCTCCGGCCGCCGCCCCCGCCGGTGCCGCCCAGGGCACCGACGTCGTGCTGCCGGCGCTCGGCGAGTCCGTCACCGAGGGCACCGTCACCCGCTGGCTGAAGTCGGTCGGCGAGACCGTCGAGGCCGACGAGCCGCTGCTCGAGGTCTCCACGGACAAGGTCGACACCGAGATCCCCGCCCCCGCCTCCGGCGTTCTCCTGGAGATCGTCGTCGGCGAGGACGAGACCGCCGAGGTCGGCGCCAAGCTGGCCGTCATCGGCGCCGCGGGTGCCGCTCCCGCCGCCGCTCCGGCCCCGGCCGCCCCGGCCCCCGCCGCGGCTGCCCCGGCCCCCGCCGCTGCCCCGGCTCCGGCCGCCCCGGCTCCGGCCCCCGCGCCGGTCGCCCCGGCCGCTCCGGTCGCCGCCCCGGCTCCGGTCGCCGCCGCCCCGTCGATCGCCCCGGCCGTGGTCACCCCGGTCCCGGCCGCCCCCGCCGCCGCACAGCCGGCGGAGGACGGCGCCTACGTGACCCCGCTGGTCCGCAAGCTCGCCACCGAGAACGGTGTCGACCTGGCGTCCGTCAAGGGCTCCGGCGTCGGCGGCCGCATCCGCAAGCAGGACGTCCTCGCGGCCGCCGAGGCCAAGAAGGCCGCCGCTGCCGCACCCGTCGCCGCCGCCCCGGCCGCCGCCGCGAAGGCCCCCGCCCTGGAGGTCTCCCCGCTGCGTGGCCAGACGGTCAAGATGACCCGCATGCGCAAGGTCATCGGCGACAACATGATGAAGGCGCTGCACGGCCAGGCCCAGCTGTCCTCGGTCGTCGAGGTCGACATCACCAAGCTGATGAAGCTGCGCGCCCGCGCCAAGGACGCGTTCGCGGCCCGCGAGGGCGTCAAGCTCTCCCCGATGCCGTTCTTCGTGAAGGCGGCGGCCCAGGCGCTGAAGGCCCACCCGGTCATCAACGCCCGGATCAACGAGGACGAGGGCACCATCACGTACTTCGACTCGGAGAACATCGGCATCGCCGTGGACTCCGAGAAGGGTCTGATGACGCCGGTCATCAAGGGTGCGGGCGACCTGAACATCGCCGGCATCTCCAAGGCCACGGCCGAGCTGGCCGGCAAGGTCCGCGCCAGCAAGATCACGCCGGACGAGCTGTCCGGTGCGACCTTCACCATCAGCAACACCGGCTCGCGCGGTGCGCTGTTCGACACGATCATCGTCCCGCCGAACCAGGTCGCCATCCTGGGCATCGGTGCCACGGTCAAGCGTCCGGCCGTCATCGAGACCGCCGAGGGCACCGTCATCGGCGTCCGCGACATGACCTACCTGACGCTCTCCTACGACCACCGTCTGGTGGACGGCGCCGACGCCGCCCGCTACCTGACGGCCGTCAAGGCGATCCTGGAGGCCGGCGAGTTCGAGGTCGACCTCGGTCTGTAAGGCGAACGGCAAGGAGCGTCGCCGAAAGGCAACGTAACGAGCCTCACCTGCGGCGCCCCCGCCCGGAAGTGTTTCCGGACGGGGGCGCCGCCGTATTGTCTAAGGGTCAACACTCCCCGAGGAGCCGCTTCATGACCGTCCCCGTCGTCCACTCGCTGCGCGAGCAGATCCGCGAGCACATCGTGGAGGGGATCGTCAGCGGCCGCTGGAAGCCGGGCGAGCGCATCGTGGAGCGCCGGATCGCGACGGAGCTGGAGGTCTCCCAGACCCCGGTCCGCGAGGCGCTGCGCGAGCTGGAGTCGCTGCGGCTGATCGAGTCGGCGCCCAACAAGGGCGTCCGGGTCCGCAACCTCACCGCGGCCGACCTGGAGGAGAGCTACCCCGTACGCGCCGGTCTGGAGCAGATCGCGGCCGAGCTGGCGGCCGGGCGGCTCGCGGCCGACTGCTCGGCCCTGGAGCCGCACGTGGCGGCCCTGTACGAGGCGGACGCGACCTCGGACGGTACGGCGCAGGTGCGGCACACGGTGGCCTTCCACCGGGAGCTGGTGAAGGCGGCCGGGAACGGCGTCCTGCTGCACACCTGGGAGACGCTCGGCATCGAGGTCTTCACGGCCCTGTCGATCCGCTGGCTGGGCACGGTCCAGAAGTCGTACGCGGAGGAGCACCAGGAGCTGGTGGAGGCCTTCCGGCGGGGCGACCCGAACATCGGTGCGCTCGTGAAGGCGCATGTTCTGGGCTGCGCGCCGCGAGCCTGAGCCCAATGCTTTACGTACGGTGAGCGGGTCCGTCCTGTCGGCGGGCCCGCTCATTCGTGCGCGCACACCCTCAGACAACCGGCCCCACCTGCGAAAACAGGACAGAAAACAAGGCACCGGGTGCCCGTTTCCTTGGCACCCTGTGCCGACTTTCTCGATCTGAAGAGGTTTTCCCCATCAACCCTTTGATCGATCATCGATCGCCGGTTTACAGTCTTCGGCGGGCCGTCACCCGGCCCTTCGCCCTGTCCTGCCAGACAAGGCCCCCTTATCTCCACCCCCACCTGTCCGGAAGGCGGCGATCATGACCGATCCCGTAGGCAAGATTCCGAGCGAGCTCGACCAGCTCCCGGACCGTGACACCGAGGAGACCGCCGAGTGGGCGGCCTCCCTGGACGCCGTCACCAAGGCCGCCGGCCCCCACCGGGCCGCCTACCTGATGCGCCGTACCCTCCAGCACGCCGAGGGTGCGGGCCTGGCCCTGCCCAAGCTCCTGGAGACGGACTACGTCAACACCATCCCCACCTCCGCCGAGCCCTCGGTCACCGAGACCGGCGGCGACGAGGAGATGGAGCGGAAGATCACCGCGTGGAACCGCTGGAACGCGGCCGCGATGGTCACCCGCGGCTCCAAGCACGGCGTCGGCGGCCACATCGCCACCTTCGCCTCCGCGGCCTGGCTCTACGAGACGGGCTTCAACCACTTCTTCAAGGGCAAGGAAGCCGACGGTTCCGGCGACCAGCTCTACATCCAGGGCCACGCCTCCCCCGGCATCTACGCCCGCGCCTTCCTCGACGGCCGCCTGAACGAGGCCCACCTCGACAACTTCCGGCAGGAGTCCGGCGGCAACGGCCTGCCCTCCTACCCGCACCCGCGCCGCCTCCCCTGGCTGTGGGAGTTCCCCACCGTCTCCATGGGTCTGGGCCCGCTCTCCGCGATCTACCAGGCGCGCTTCAACCGCTACCTGACCAACCGCTCCATCAAGGACGTCTCCGCCTCGCACGTGTGGGCGTTCCTCGGTGACGGCGAGATGGACGAGCCCGAGTCGACCGCGGCCCTCGCCCTGGCGGCCCGCGAGGGTCTGGACAACCTGACCTTCGTCATCAACTGCAACCTGCAGCGCCTCGACGGCCCGGTCCGCGCCAACTTCAAGATCGTGCAGGAGCTGGAGGCCCAGTTCCGCGGCGCCGGCTGGAACGTCGTGAAGTCGCTGTGGGGCAACGCCTGGGACGAGCTGTTCGCGCTCGACACCACCGGCGCCCTCGTCCGCCGCCTCCGCGAGGT
This is a stretch of genomic DNA from Streptomyces sp. R44. It encodes these proteins:
- a CDS encoding GntR family transcriptional regulator, which codes for MTVPVVHSLREQIREHIVEGIVSGRWKPGERIVERRIATELEVSQTPVREALRELESLRLIESAPNKGVRVRNLTAADLEESYPVRAGLEQIAAELAAGRLAADCSALEPHVAALYEADATSDGTAQVRHTVAFHRELVKAAGNGVLLHTWETLGIEVFTALSIRWLGTVQKSYAEEHQELVEAFRRGDPNIGALVKAHVLGCAPRA
- a CDS encoding leucyl aminopeptidase, which codes for MTALTLSTAGAATLRADALVVGVAKSGKTLVVAPGAEAVDKAFDGRLAAVLETLGASGAEGEATKLPAPAGLKAPVVLAVGLGAAPEDGESFGAEILRRAAGTAARTLTGSKKAAFALPIATADDAAAIAEGALLGAYAYTAYQENGKDAKKPLAEVALLGAKPRDKAHKAAAERAQAVAEEINRARDLINQPPNDLYPATFAAAVQAAGKEHGLKVQVLDEKALTKGGYGGILGVGNGSVNPPRLVRVAYTHPKAEKTLALVGKGITYDSGGISLKPAGHNETMKCDMAGAAAVFSTVVAAARLGLEVNVTGWLALAENMPSGSATRPGDVLNMYSGKTVEVLNTDAEGRLVLADAITKASEEHPDAIVDVATLTGAMVLALGDRTFGIMANDDDYRTAIHEIAEEVGEQSWPMPLPADLRKTMDSPTADMANMGVRMGGGLVAGLFLQEFVGEGITWAHLDIAGPAFHEGAPYGYTPKGGTGSAVRTLVKLAERTAAGEL
- the lpdA gene encoding dihydrolipoyl dehydrogenase; the encoded protein is MANDASTVFDLVILGGGSGGYAAALRGAQLGLDVALIEKNKLGGTCLHNGCIPTKALLHAGEVADQAREAEQFGVKASFEGIDIKAVHKYKDDVISGLYKGLQGLVASRKVTYIEGTGHLSSPTSVDVDGRRVEGRHILLATGSVPKSLPGLEIDGNRIISSDHALTLDRVPESAIILGGGVIGVEFASAWKSFGTDVTVIEGLKHLVPVEDENSSKLLERAFRKRGIKFNLGTFFQSAEYTDNGVKVTLADGKTFEAEVLLVAIGRGPVSAGLGYEEQGVAMDRGYVLVDEYMRTNVPTISAVGDLVPTLQLAHVGFAEGILVAERLAGLKTVPIDYDGVPRVTYCHPEVASVGITEAKAKEIYGADKVVALKYNLAGNGKSKILKTAGEIKLVQVKDGAVVGVHMVGDRMGEQVGEAQLIYNWEALPAEVAQLIHAHPTQNEALGEAHLALAGKPLHSHD
- the sucB gene encoding 2-oxoglutarate dehydrogenase, E2 component, dihydrolipoamide succinyltransferase encodes the protein MSVSVTLPALGESVTEGTVTRWLKAEGERVEADEPLLEVSTDKVDTEIPAPASGILASIKVAEDETVEVGAELAIIDDGTGAPAAAPAPAAEAAPAPAAAPAPVAEAPAAPAPVAEAPAAAPAGAAQGTDVVLPALGESVTEGTVTRWLKSVGETVEADEPLLEVSTDKVDTEIPAPASGVLLEIVVGEDETAEVGAKLAVIGAAGAAPAAAPAPAAPAPAAAAPAPAAAPAPAAPAPAPAPVAPAAPVAAPAPVAAAPSIAPAVVTPVPAAPAAAQPAEDGAYVTPLVRKLATENGVDLASVKGSGVGGRIRKQDVLAAAEAKKAAAAAPVAAAPAAAAKAPALEVSPLRGQTVKMTRMRKVIGDNMMKALHGQAQLSSVVEVDITKLMKLRARAKDAFAAREGVKLSPMPFFVKAAAQALKAHPVINARINEDEGTITYFDSENIGIAVDSEKGLMTPVIKGAGDLNIAGISKATAELAGKVRASKITPDELSGATFTISNTGSRGALFDTIIVPPNQVAILGIGATVKRPAVIETAEGTVIGVRDMTYLTLSYDHRLVDGADAARYLTAVKAILEAGEFEVDLGL
- the pelF gene encoding GT4 family glycosyltransferase PelF, which encodes MPSSGRHVTMLTEGTYPHVHGGVSTWCDQLVRGMPEVDFEILALTGSGREPVTWELPPNVTRHTAYPLWGPPQGPAVRRPLRGRERRRFLDAYERLLLALLDPEAGCDFGTGLYELAELARQGRLTAALRSEPALRSLMWIWTMPHLPTLAARPTVHDALTATDLLEHALRPLAARIACGGVAHAVSSGLATLPALAAQHFEGVPFLLTEHGIYLRERYLGYRSEAQRWPVKALMLGFYRELNTLGYRKADLITPCNQYNRRWEERGGAPADRIRTVYNGVDPALFPEAGPEPETPTLSWCGRVDPIKDLETLIRAYAICRAELPSLRLRLFGPVPAGNEDYLTRLEKLAAELGVTDGVSFEGRISDVPSAYAAGSVVMLSSISEGFPFSLIEAMSCGRATVSTDVGGVREAVGDTGIVVPPREPAVMAAAVSALLRDGTRRAELGRRARQRVIDEFTLHRSVDGFRQIYRELAGARPARPVPLPQEPLRLRIPAPRRTTAALATGGTRA